In a genomic window of Mucilaginibacter sp. KACC 22063:
- a CDS encoding MBL fold metallo-hydrolase gives MKLTIHGAARQVTGSMHLLEVSGYKILIDCGLDYEKGRSLQENEEFPFNPAEINVVILTHAHIDHSGNLPTLVRMGFGGQILCTPPTAELTELLLMDSVSIFQHKAHKNRKHRRGRHHHGGNSQPLYLQKHVIDTAERFITIGFNRSFQINDNIELTFVPVGHLLGAAAAILKINDNGEEKTIAFTGDIGRKNYPVLNDPQQLPKVDYLVTESTYGGRFHTKEKTIEEVLTETIEKACIKEQGRLIIPAFSIGRTQALVFSLNKLFSSGKLPRVKVFVDSPLAARSTNTFRKHHSLLNEEAQSFYQTQGDEFEFDNLTYVESLKDSRQVSNYWEPCIIISSAGMLEGGRIQDHLFYNIQNYYCTILFIGYCAKGTLGYRLLRGDPVVHIKDRELAVYATIKQTDLFSAHGDHEDLLLNVKQQDKASLRNVFLVHGDPESMEAFSQAVADEGYNVTIPEKGLAYEL, from the coding sequence ATGAAACTAACGATACACGGGGCAGCCCGACAGGTTACGGGAAGCATGCATTTGCTCGAGGTTTCCGGATATAAAATATTAATCGACTGTGGCCTTGATTATGAGAAAGGCCGTAGTTTGCAGGAGAACGAAGAATTTCCTTTCAATCCGGCAGAGATTAATGTAGTTATTTTAACCCATGCACATATAGATCACTCCGGTAATTTGCCTACGCTTGTACGTATGGGATTTGGCGGACAAATTTTGTGTACCCCGCCTACAGCTGAACTTACGGAGTTACTGTTGATGGATTCTGTAAGTATTTTTCAGCATAAGGCACATAAAAACCGCAAGCACAGGCGTGGGCGCCACCATCATGGCGGTAACAGCCAACCACTATATCTGCAAAAACATGTGATTGATACAGCCGAGCGTTTTATTACCATCGGCTTTAATAGGTCTTTTCAAATCAATGACAACATTGAGCTAACATTTGTTCCTGTAGGTCACCTGTTGGGTGCTGCTGCGGCGATATTAAAGATCAATGATAACGGAGAAGAAAAGACAATTGCTTTTACAGGAGATATTGGCCGTAAAAACTATCCGGTGTTAAACGATCCGCAACAGCTGCCTAAAGTAGATTACCTGGTAACAGAGTCAACCTATGGTGGCCGCTTCCATACCAAAGAAAAAACCATTGAAGAGGTTTTAACAGAGACTATTGAGAAGGCTTGTATCAAAGAACAGGGCCGCTTAATCATTCCTGCATTTAGCATTGGCCGTACACAGGCATTAGTATTCTCGCTTAACAAATTGTTTAGCAGTGGTAAATTACCGCGAGTAAAGGTGTTTGTAGATAGTCCGCTGGCTGCAAGGTCAACTAATACTTTCCGAAAGCACCATAGCTTGCTTAACGAGGAAGCGCAAAGCTTTTATCAAACACAGGGTGACGAATTTGAATTCGATAACCTTACTTACGTTGAAAGCCTGAAGGATAGCAGGCAGGTTTCAAATTATTGGGAGCCTTGCATTATCATATCATCTGCAGGTATGCTGGAAGGTGGCCGTATACAGGATCACCTGTTTTATAACATCCAGAATTATTACTGTACTATTCTGTTTATTGGCTATTGCGCCAAAGGTACATTAGGCTATCGTTTACTGCGAGGCGACCCTGTTGTGCATATCAAGGACCGCGAACTGGCAGTTTATGCAACCATCAAACAGACAGACTTGTTCAGTGCCCATGGCGATCACGAGGATTTATTGTTAAATGTTAAGCAACAGGATAAGGCATCACTAAGAAATGTTTTTCTGGTGCATGGCGACCCCGAAAGTATGGAGGCATTTTCACAGGCAGTAGCGGACGAGGGTTATAACGTAACCATCCCTGAAAAGGGATTGGCTTATGAGTTGTAA
- a CDS encoding ABC transporter ATP-binding protein yields the protein MARARLNSGNAAEKELPKAKINKQSLQNIGKLLSYIKPYRGKFIGGLIFLILSSLTGLAFPGFFGALIDAAQGKQRYSFIPANLTTIGEIALVVLFIQAFVSYFRITWFVQVAEKSLADIRRDTYFRLITLPMNFFSNRRVGELNSRISADLSQIQDTLTTTTAEVIRQSIMLVGGTILLMVVSIKLTLALLVVLPFMIAFAIFFGKFIRKLSRQAQDKLADSNTIVEETLQGIANVKAFVNEAYEAARYDRNLRAVVDLAIKGSKYRGMFGAFIVFCLFGAIFGEIWYGSYLVSIHDHGFTFGKLTTFIVYAAFISAAMGSLPDLWANIQKAVGASERVIEILSEPGEDVSINAAENEVRQVLNGNIGFNNVTFFYPSRPEITVLKDVTFTATAGQKIAIVGPSGSGKSTMASLILQFYRPQTGTISFDGKTSDSFALTDIRNQVAIVPQDVLLFGGSILENITYGKLGATKEQVIEAAQRANAHQFITNFPEGYDTMVGERGVKLSGGQRQRIAIARALLKNPSILILDEATSSLDSESERLVQEALEELMKDRTSIIIAHRLSTIREADKIIVLDKGVITECGSHEELIGNENGLYRHLSQLQFDIS from the coding sequence ATGGCGAGAGCAAGATTGAACAGCGGTAACGCTGCAGAAAAAGAATTACCTAAAGCAAAAATAAATAAGCAAAGCCTGCAGAACATTGGCAAGCTTTTAAGCTATATAAAACCTTACCGTGGAAAATTTATTGGCGGCTTAATATTCCTGATATTATCAAGCTTAACGGGGTTGGCATTTCCGGGGTTTTTCGGTGCATTGATTGATGCAGCACAGGGGAAACAGCGTTATAGCTTTATACCGGCTAACTTAACTACCATAGGCGAAATTGCACTGGTTGTGCTTTTTATACAGGCTTTTGTTTCCTACTTCCGTATTACATGGTTTGTACAGGTGGCGGAAAAATCATTGGCAGATATCAGGCGCGATACTTACTTTAGGCTGATTACCCTTCCTATGAATTTCTTCTCCAACCGCAGGGTTGGTGAATTAAACAGCCGTATCTCTGCCGATCTATCGCAGATACAGGATACCCTAACAACTACCACTGCCGAAGTAATAAGACAATCTATAATGCTTGTGGGCGGTACTATTTTATTGATGGTAGTTTCAATTAAGCTAACGCTTGCCTTGTTGGTGGTGCTGCCGTTTATGATAGCGTTTGCCATCTTTTTCGGAAAGTTCATCCGAAAGCTATCACGCCAGGCACAGGATAAGTTGGCCGATTCAAACACCATAGTGGAAGAAACGTTACAAGGCATTGCCAACGTAAAGGCTTTTGTAAATGAAGCTTATGAAGCCGCCCGATATGACCGTAACCTGCGTGCCGTGGTTGACCTGGCCATTAAAGGTTCTAAGTACCGCGGTATGTTTGGTGCCTTTATTGTATTTTGTTTGTTCGGGGCTATATTCGGCGAGATATGGTATGGATCATATCTGGTGTCAATACACGATCATGGCTTTACTTTCGGTAAGCTGACAACCTTTATTGTTTATGCAGCCTTTATCAGCGCGGCCATGGGTAGCCTGCCAGATTTGTGGGCTAATATTCAAAAGGCTGTAGGCGCAAGCGAGCGTGTTATAGAGATTTTAAGCGAACCTGGCGAGGATGTTTCTATCAATGCCGCCGAAAATGAAGTAAGACAAGTGCTTAACGGAAATATCGGTTTTAATAACGTTACTTTCTTCTACCCTTCCCGTCCGGAGATAACGGTTTTAAAGGATGTTACGTTTACTGCAACTGCCGGACAAAAGATTGCCATTGTAGGCCCAAGTGGCTCGGGCAAATCAACCATGGCATCACTTATTTTGCAGTTCTACCGCCCGCAAACCGGAACGATATCTTTTGATGGTAAAACATCCGACAGTTTTGCTTTGACGGATATCCGTAACCAGGTAGCTATAGTACCGCAGGACGTATTGTTGTTTGGCGGTTCTATATTAGAAAATATTACTTACGGAAAGTTAGGCGCAACAAAAGAGCAGGTGATCGAAGCAGCTCAACGTGCTAACGCACACCAATTTATCACTAACTTTCCGGAAGGGTATGATACGATGGTTGGCGAACGTGGCGTTAAACTGTCTGGTGGTCAGCGGCAGCGTATTGCCATAGCACGTGCTTTACTGAAAAATCCTTCTATCCTGATACTTGATGAAGCTACATCTTCATTAGACTCCGAGTCCGAGCGTTTAGTTCAAGAGGCGCTTGAAGAACTGATGAAAGACCGTACTTCAATCATCATTGCACACCGTTTGTCAACTATTCGCGAGGCAGACAAAATCATTGTTTTAGATAAGGGTGTTATTACAGAATGTGGCAGCCACGAAGAACTTATCGGAAACGAGAACGGATTGTACAGGCATTTAAGCCAGTTGCAATTTGATATTTCTTAA
- a CDS encoding SAM hydrolase/SAM-dependent halogenase family protein, producing MAIITLTTDLGDKDIYQAALKGSILSLLPAVSIVDITHSVAAFNVQQAAFILKNSYHYFPKGTVHLIGIDTVFNTHTRYLALSYKGHCFVGADNGIFSLMFDDDPDEVVEINIMQDLKFLHFPLADIFVKAACHLAKGGKLNQIGLPITGIEKKMNLQPVIERNLIKGMVIYIDSFQNVITNITKDLFNKVQHGRRFTLYFKRNETITNLSWHYNEVPEGEKLCLFGISDHLEIAINKGNASGLLGLNLGDSVIIDFE from the coding sequence GTGGCAATAATAACATTAACAACTGATCTGGGCGATAAAGATATCTACCAGGCTGCTCTTAAAGGCAGTATATTAAGTTTGTTGCCAGCCGTAAGTATTGTTGATATTACCCATAGCGTTGCTGCCTTCAATGTACAACAAGCCGCGTTCATTTTAAAAAATAGTTATCATTATTTTCCAAAAGGTACTGTACACCTTATTGGTATCGATACCGTTTTTAATACGCACACCCGTTACCTGGCTTTAAGTTATAAAGGACATTGCTTTGTTGGTGCAGATAATGGCATATTCTCGCTGATGTTTGATGACGACCCTGATGAAGTGGTTGAGATCAATATTATGCAGGATCTTAAATTCCTGCACTTCCCTTTGGCAGATATCTTTGTAAAGGCAGCTTGTCATTTAGCTAAAGGCGGAAAACTAAATCAGATCGGTTTGCCAATTACTGGTATCGAAAAGAAAATGAACCTGCAGCCGGTAATTGAACGTAACCTGATAAAAGGCATGGTGATCTATATCGATTCTTTCCAGAATGTGATCACCAACATCACCAAAGACCTCTTTAACAAAGTACAACATGGGCGCAGGTTTACGTTATATTTTAAACGTAACGAAACCATCACCAATTTAAGCTGGCACTATAACGAAGTGCCCGAAGGCGAAAAACTATGCCTTTTCGGTATCAGTGATCACCTTGAAATAGCCATTAATAAAGGTAATGCAAGTGGCTTGTTAGGTTTAAACTTAGGTGACAGCGTAATCATTGACTTTGAATAA
- a CDS encoding PhoH family protein produces the protein MNELKLSLENINPAVLWGPNNDHFEIIKKQYPKLKIVARGNEVKVLGDEHELGVFSEKFGHLLNHVEKFDNLNITDIERILGSKVQLPEPENTNDKSTTGEVIVFGPNGILVKARTANQRRMVDSIVKSDILFAIGPAGTGKTYTAVALACRALKNKEIKRIILTRPAVEAGENLGFLPGDLKEKIDPYLRPLYDALDDMIPAEKLKTYLENRTIEIAPLAFMRGRTLDNCFVILDEAQNATDMQLKMFLTRMGPSAKFIVTGDVTQIDLPKKQQSGLHTALRILADIKGIEIIYLTGEDVVRHKLVKRILEAYGDIQ, from the coding sequence TTGAACGAACTTAAATTATCTTTAGAAAACATAAATCCGGCTGTTTTGTGGGGACCTAACAATGATCATTTTGAGATCATTAAGAAGCAATATCCCAAGTTAAAAATAGTAGCCAGAGGGAATGAAGTTAAGGTGCTGGGAGATGAACATGAGCTGGGTGTTTTCAGTGAAAAATTCGGCCATCTGCTAAATCATGTCGAAAAATTCGACAATCTTAACATTACAGACATTGAACGTATCCTGGGTTCGAAGGTACAATTGCCCGAGCCTGAAAATACAAATGATAAATCAACCACCGGTGAGGTAATTGTTTTTGGGCCTAACGGTATTTTGGTTAAAGCCCGTACAGCAAACCAGCGCCGCATGGTTGATAGTATCGTTAAAAGCGATATCCTTTTTGCCATTGGCCCCGCCGGTACCGGTAAAACATATACTGCGGTCGCCCTGGCATGCAGAGCATTGAAAAACAAGGAGATAAAGCGAATTATCTTAACCCGGCCTGCAGTTGAAGCAGGGGAGAACCTTGGCTTTTTACCCGGCGACCTTAAAGAGAAAATAGACCCGTACCTGCGCCCGTTATATGATGCACTTGATGATATGATTCCGGCTGAAAAGCTGAAAACATACTTAGAGAACCGCACTATTGAAATTGCACCATTAGCCTTTATGCGCGGACGTACGCTTGACAATTGCTTTGTGATATTAGACGAAGCGCAAAATGCTACGGATATGCAGCTAAAGATGTTTTTAACCCGCATGGGGCCTTCGGCAAAGTTCATTGTAACCGGCGATGTAACACAGATCGACTTACCTAAAAAACAACAGTCGGGCCTGCATACAGCACTGCGTATTTTAGCAGACATTAAAGGCATTGAAATTATTTATTTAACCGGCGAAGACGTAGTACGCCACAAACTGGTTAAACGTATTTTGGAAGCTTACGGTGATATACAGTAA
- a CDS encoding phosphoribosylaminoimidazolesuccinocarboxamide synthase encodes MDAIKETHFNFPGQTSFYKGKVRDVYTIDNKYLVMVVTDRISAFDVVLPQPIPYKGQVLNQIAAKFLKDTADIVPNWVASVPDPSVTIGRICEPFKVEMVIRGYLAGHAWREYSAGKREVCGVQLPEGLKENDQLPQPIITPTTKASVGHDEDISREDIIAKGIVDSAEYEQLERYTRALYQRGTEIAAKQGLILVDTKYEFGKADGQIYLIDEIHTPDSSRYFYSEGYAERQEKGEPQKQLSKEFVRKWLIENGFQGKNGQTVPEMTPEIVNSISERYIELYNHITGEAFVKPEGTDVLKRVEDNVNSALAGL; translated from the coding sequence ATGGATGCTATAAAAGAAACACACTTTAATTTTCCGGGTCAAACATCATTTTACAAAGGCAAGGTTCGCGATGTTTATACCATCGATAACAAATACCTTGTTATGGTGGTAACTGACCGTATATCAGCTTTTGATGTAGTTTTGCCTCAGCCTATACCATACAAAGGCCAGGTGCTTAATCAAATTGCTGCCAAATTTTTAAAAGACACTGCTGATATTGTACCTAATTGGGTAGCCAGCGTACCTGATCCGAGTGTTACCATTGGCCGTATCTGTGAGCCTTTTAAAGTTGAAATGGTGATACGCGGATATTTAGCGGGACATGCCTGGAGAGAATACAGCGCAGGTAAGCGCGAAGTATGCGGCGTGCAATTACCCGAAGGCTTAAAAGAAAATGATCAACTGCCGCAGCCTATTATCACGCCAACAACTAAGGCCTCAGTTGGCCACGATGAAGATATTTCAAGAGAAGATATTATAGCAAAAGGTATTGTTGACAGTGCCGAATATGAGCAGTTGGAAAGATATACCCGTGCTTTATATCAACGCGGTACAGAGATAGCAGCCAAACAGGGTTTGATATTGGTTGATACTAAGTATGAGTTTGGGAAAGCGGATGGCCAGATCTATCTGATCGATGAAATTCATACCCCTGATTCATCCCGTTACTTTTACAGCGAAGGTTATGCCGAACGCCAGGAAAAAGGGGAGCCTCAGAAGCAGCTATCAAAAGAGTTTGTGCGTAAATGGCTTATTGAAAATGGCTTTCAGGGTAAGAACGGGCAAACTGTACCAGAGATGACGCCTGAGATAGTTAACTCAATATCTGAACGTTACATTGAGCTTTATAATCACATCACGGGAGAGGCTTTTGTAAAGCCCGAAGGTACCGATGTTTTAAAGCGTGTAGAGGATAATGTTAATTCGGCGCTTGCCGGTTTGTAA
- a CDS encoding STAS domain-containing protein: MKFALDKHEKYVVLKLNESKLNSLFTPQLKSELILINTEGQRNIVLDLSQVKFADSSGLSSLLVGHRLCKNSEGVFILCGLSESVSRLVTISQLDTVLTIVPSVEEAIDLIFMEEIEKELKKEAK; this comes from the coding sequence ATGAAATTTGCGCTTGATAAACATGAGAAGTATGTGGTGTTGAAACTTAATGAATCAAAACTGAATTCATTATTTACTCCTCAACTTAAATCAGAACTGATATTGATAAATACCGAAGGCCAGCGCAACATTGTGCTTGATCTTAGCCAGGTAAAATTTGCTGATTCATCAGGCCTTAGCAGCCTTTTAGTCGGACACCGTTTGTGTAAAAACAGCGAAGGTGTGTTTATACTTTGCGGATTAAGTGAATCTGTTAGCCGTTTGGTAACCATTTCACAATTAGACACTGTTTTAACCATAGTGCCATCCGTTGAAGAAGCTATTGACCTCATCTTTATGGAGGAAATAGAAAAAGAACTAAAAAAAGAAGCAAAATAA
- a CDS encoding ribonuclease Z: protein MKFEVTILGSSSATPIFNRNPTAQALNINERLYLIDCGEGTQQQMLRFDIKASRIDHIFISHLHGDHYLGLVGLLSSMHLNGRKKPLKLFGPAPLKEIIDLQFKYSDTNLQYEIEFKATDATTAEVILENQDLTVTTFPLDHRIPCTGFLFKQKKTLRKIIKEKVEALEIPINYYPLLKRGQNYVAPDGTVYANNELTVDSSTPKSYAYCSDTIYNQNYFQYIKGADTLYHEATFLHNMLDRAQQTFHTTAFQAGEIAAHNEISKLLIGHFSARYRTLDDLLIEAQSVFPDTNLAIEGKTFEI, encoded by the coding sequence ATGAAGTTTGAGGTAACTATATTAGGAAGCAGCTCTGCAACCCCCATTTTTAATAGAAATCCAACAGCACAGGCGCTTAACATCAATGAGCGCCTGTACCTGATAGATTGCGGCGAGGGTACACAACAGCAGATGCTGCGCTTTGATATAAAAGCAAGCCGTATAGACCATATTTTCATCAGCCATCTGCATGGCGACCATTATCTTGGGCTTGTAGGCTTGTTATCCTCCATGCATCTTAATGGCCGCAAAAAACCGTTAAAGTTATTTGGCCCTGCGCCGCTTAAAGAAATCATCGATCTGCAGTTTAAGTATTCAGATACTAACCTGCAATACGAAATTGAGTTTAAAGCCACGGATGCTACTACAGCAGAGGTGATATTGGAGAACCAGGATTTAACAGTAACTACTTTTCCGCTTGATCACCGTATACCCTGTACAGGGTTTCTGTTCAAACAGAAAAAAACATTAAGAAAGATCATTAAAGAAAAGGTAGAAGCTTTAGAAATACCCATTAATTATTACCCTTTGCTCAAACGCGGGCAAAACTACGTAGCACCTGATGGCACAGTTTACGCAAACAACGAGCTAACCGTTGATTCGAGTACGCCTAAATCTTACGCCTACTGCTCTGATACGATATACAACCAAAATTATTTTCAGTATATAAAGGGTGCCGATACCCTTTATCACGAGGCTACCTTTTTGCATAACATGCTCGACAGGGCCCAGCAAACTTTTCACACCACTGCCTTTCAGGCTGGTGAAATTGCAGCTCATAATGAGATCAGTAAATTACTGATCGGTCACTTTTCAGCCCGTTACCGCACGCTGGATGATTTACTGATTGAGGCGCAAAGCGTATTTCCTGATACAAATCTTGCTATTGAAGGGAAAACCTTTGAGATATAA
- a CDS encoding MlaD family protein — protein sequence MKITNETKIGVLTVVGITILILGYSYLRGNDVFSSSNRFYAIYKSVEGLTVSKPVLVNGFPIGKVSKMQLQPDGRTIVEFKIEHQYNVPVNTLAKLESTDLLGSKAIVFELGTSKEYAEDKDTLRADVQGSLAESLQPVQKKAEQLIAKMDSTLASVNKILNPNFQKNVDRSFMSIANSLQTLEGTTKKIDRIVGSQSGHIDGIMTNAQAVSANLKVSSGHLNTITGNFATVSNDLANSRIKETLENANKTVADLQATINKINNGTGSLSLLINDNKMYNNLNDASANLNQLFLDIKAHPSRYVHFSVFGKKD from the coding sequence TTGAAAATAACTAACGAAACTAAAATAGGCGTACTAACTGTTGTAGGTATTACCATATTAATATTAGGTTACAGCTACCTGCGCGGAAACGACGTGTTCTCCAGTTCTAACCGCTTTTATGCCATATATAAAAGTGTTGAAGGGTTAACCGTATCTAAGCCGGTACTGGTAAACGGTTTCCCTATTGGCAAGGTGTCGAAAATGCAATTACAGCCAGACGGTCGTACCATTGTTGAATTCAAAATTGAACACCAATATAATGTACCTGTTAATACGCTTGCTAAATTAGAAAGTACCGACCTTTTAGGAAGCAAAGCCATTGTATTTGAGTTGGGTACAAGCAAGGAATACGCAGAAGACAAGGACACGCTGCGTGCCGATGTACAGGGCAGCCTTGCCGAAAGTTTACAGCCAGTACAAAAAAAGGCTGAACAGTTGATCGCCAAAATGGATTCGACGCTTGCCTCAGTGAATAAAATACTGAATCCAAACTTTCAGAAAAATGTTGACCGCAGCTTTATGAGTATTGCTAATTCATTGCAAACACTGGAAGGTACAACTAAAAAGATTGATCGAATTGTGGGTTCGCAATCCGGCCATATAGATGGTATCATGACTAACGCACAAGCAGTATCGGCTAATTTAAAAGTAAGTTCAGGCCATTTAAATACCATCACCGGTAATTTTGCAACTGTTAGTAATGATCTGGCAAATTCCCGCATAAAAGAAACATTAGAGAATGCGAATAAAACCGTTGCTGATCTGCAAGCTACCATTAACAAAATTAATAACGGTACAGGATCATTATCGCTGTTGATTAATGATAATAAGATGTACAACAACTTAAACGATGCATCGGCTAACCTTAACCAGTTATTCCTTGACATTAAGGCACACCCAAGCCGTTATGTACATTTCTCTGTGTTCGGTAAAAAAGATTAA
- a CDS encoding N-acetylmuramoyl-L-alanine amidase family protein produces the protein MNSIFAVSEQGSKIMKNKAFKSLICTTSLLLLSLPLFSHGIADSLKRDSTAAGYRIKTIVVDAGHGGKRPGAYGSYSVEKNVTLALAFKLQQAIQKDLPDVRVVMTRTTDDDILWQKRSDIANEAKGDLFISLHCNSLPDRLVTVGGRRRRVPDQSGRGVLLLVYGFHRHGDETGGDKEEAAAIRENLFEEKDVNGGGVDFNDPTQMILLNAFKNKYRKNSIRMANILNDEFTQNDGRSSEGVREQSLLVLCHSAMPAVLVETGYINNPKDEAYLNSEDGQNEIVSTIVRSIKTYKKELEQPN, from the coding sequence ATGAATAGTATTTTTGCAGTTTCAGAACAAGGTTCAAAAATAATGAAAAATAAGGCATTCAAAAGCTTGATTTGTACTACTTCTTTATTATTGCTTTCTCTTCCTCTTTTTTCACACGGTATTGCCGATAGTTTAAAGAGAGACAGCACGGCAGCAGGGTATCGTATAAAAACAATTGTGGTTGATGCCGGACATGGCGGCAAAAGGCCTGGCGCATATGGTTCATATTCTGTCGAAAAGAATGTAACGCTGGCATTAGCATTTAAATTGCAGCAAGCTATACAAAAAGATTTGCCCGATGTACGCGTGGTAATGACACGCACCACGGATGATGATATCCTGTGGCAAAAGCGCTCTGACATAGCTAATGAGGCTAAAGGCGATCTTTTTATTTCGCTGCACTGTAATTCTTTGCCTGATAGATTGGTGACCGTTGGCGGCCGACGCAGAAGGGTTCCCGACCAATCCGGACGTGGTGTTTTATTGTTAGTTTATGGTTTTCACCGTCATGGCGACGAAACCGGAGGCGATAAAGAAGAAGCCGCAGCAATAAGGGAAAACTTATTTGAGGAAAAAGATGTTAATGGTGGAGGTGTAGATTTTAATGACCCTACGCAAATGATTTTGCTCAACGCTTTTAAAAATAAGTACAGGAAGAACAGTATACGTATGGCCAACATCTTAAATGATGAGTTTACACAAAATGATGGCCGGTCAAGCGAAGGTGTAAGGGAACAAAGCCTGCTGGTACTTTGCCACAGTGCAATGCCGGCGGTACTTGTTGAAACTGGTTATATCAACAACCCTAAAGACGAGGCTTACCTAAATTCGGAAGATGGGCAAAACGAAATAGTAAGTACGATTGTAAGATCAATTAAAACATATAAAAAAGAATTAGAACAGCCTAATTAA